The Manihot esculenta cultivar AM560-2 chromosome 8, M.esculenta_v8, whole genome shotgun sequence genomic interval CTGTTGATAGATTAGAGTTAATTCAACTAGTCTTTATGCGGTGTTTGGTTTTGTTTCTGTGGGTCTTTAACTTTTGCTTTCAACTAGAGAGTAGGGCTCTTAACTGTTGACAGCAATATTTCGGGACCACACCGTTGCGTGCGGCAATCAACACTCCTATTGGTATCGATGAGACTGAGCTATGACGAGTCCCTTTCCTTCATGTGGTGTTTTCCTTGGGTAAATCGAGCTATTTTCGGAGATAGGGTTGTAGGTTCATGCTGGAGACATTATAATGTGGAACTCTAGATTGACAATGTAATATAAAACTCCAACACACAATACTATCAAATTACATGCTAAGATTAATTCTCAAGCGTTCCACTACACCcttaaataatgaataaataagAATGTAAATAATCGAatatgaaaacaagtgaaatcacCAAAAAGTTACTAAACTCGTTAAGATGCTAATTCTTGATGCAACACAAAGGTAAACGAAATTCTCACTAGAATTTTATTAaccaaagaaaataattattcataaaCAAGTCTTAATTTGTGGCTGCAACTTAGAGAAATTTTTATAGCCTTCTAAGACCCTAATCCTAGTAGTAAAAGGATTAATTCTAATGTAGGAAGAATTTTTTGTCAAAGTcaaaccttcctcaataaggattACAATAAAGATCCCTTTTCCTAGATGGATTAAGAGAACTAATCTCTATATATAAGTTGGACAAATTTGACTGCTTAAATGggactaaataattaaaaataagtctaataaaatactaaaataccaaaattataaaatgatctAAGTTCAGCCATACATGCATTACTCGAGCTGAACTTGTGTTTTGCATCCACATATATTGAAGAGTATGttgcttatttttttattctctcaTGCTTTCCAAATACAATTCTTATCTTGTAAGCCTTGACTTAATCAATAGTAACCTGATTTCTCATGATTTAGAAGTCGAACCTGAATATGGAGCTTATGTTCTTAAAGAATGATTGAGCTCTCTTATGCTTCAAATTGTTGAAAAGTATTCCCCCTTTATGCATGCATCAACTCCTCCCTCCTCAggaagattcgtcctcgaatcaaTAAGCATAATAGTAAGGAAAAGATCAATGTATACATACTTATCTTCGGGTTTGTGTTCTTAAGCCACAATCTCAAAAGCAACTTAATTGTCATGGCTTTGATCTATTGAAGAAGCTTTTATTTCAACTGCTTGGATTTCTTCAACGAAGCAATCCTATAAATTAGAGTTAGAATCATATCAAGTTTTGCTCAAGTTCAACATCTTCAAAATCATCTCCATATTAGTTGTGTTTTTCAACATTATAGTAGCAACTTGGATTTCTTGATCTTGATCTACTAAAGTGTTTTCCATCTCatcttcttggctttcttccaTATGATAGTATTTGGATTCACAATCACCTTCTTCATTGTTTTCAAATTGATCCATATTATTATTGGTGGTTCTTTCATTCTCTTTTTGGATGGTTCTTTCTAAGATCTTTCATGAAATCACCAAAATTTTTCAAGTATTTATGAAAGGATTCATTAAGTCTCTTACAACCATCTCTTCTTTCTTTACTTTCCATCCTGAAATGAATTCAAAGacacaaataaaagaaaaaaaaaagttgatccTTACATCCTTCCTCATGTGTTTCTCTTTAAAAGTTGTTTACTTTCATGTTTCGCTCACAAGTTAGCTCTTATGCTCTTATGAACTCACCACTCAAGCCTTTTACCTCTCATTTATTCAACTTATGAGTGTGTACTTTGGAACCAATATACAACATGATATGAGTAAAAAtcacaagaaaataataatttcttttgaAAAGGAAATCCTAAGTGACAAAGAAATGTAATAGCAAAAAGCAGAAGCAAATACTTGAACAACGAAATGATATCGAATgctaataataaaaacaaaagaaagataacgaagatgaaaaaaatgataatttgaAAACATAATCATTCTTATAATCTCTTGATGGAAGCCGAAACTGAATCTAGACTATTAAAATCCACTCAAAAACACAACTTTCAATGCGTAACACTTTCAGCAACTCAAACCAGCAATTTCGGACAAGTTATATGTCATATAGATTGCAAAGCTGcccttttcttattttaaacatCAATCATGAATTTCTTGaaacaattttctttcttttttttctgcgaattttttagatttaaatctttcttctattttttttaaaaaaaacttgtgataaaaaaaattgagaagcAAACAAAAAGATAAACATGCTACCAAAATAAGAAAATGAATTAAtgcaatgaaaaaaatataataattacaataactataaaattgaaattgaatataaaagcaagataaataaattagaatttatCTACGACCTATACTTTGATACCAGTCTATGCAAAACCTTAGATTAACGATGCAATCTACAACCTCAACACACCATAATATCTAGTCACATACCAAGATTAATTTCTAAGTGTTCTACTACACActtgaataataaataaataggaGCATAGATAATCGAATAAGAAAACAAGAGTGAAATCGCCACAAAGTTACTAACTTGGATAAGATGCCAATTCTTGATGCAAcacaaagttaaaaaaaattatccctataattttattaaccaCTTAGAGAGGTGCTTATAGTCTTTtaaaaccctaattctagtGGCAAAAGGATTAATTCCAATGTAGGAGGATTGTtggtcaaacagtcaaatcttcctCAATAAGAATTAGAAAAAAGATCATTTTTCTTCGATGGACTAGGAGAACTAATTTCTATATGTGGGCTAGATGAATTTGGCTTCTTAAATAGgcctaaataattaaaaataaaatttaataaaatattaaaatatcaaaataataagatGGGTCTAAATGCATTTTGACCATATATGCATTATGCGAGCTAAACTTGTATTGTACATCCACATATGTTAAAGAGCATGTTGCTTGTTTTCTTATTCTCCCATCCTtttcaaatatagttctcatctcatAAGTTTTGAATTAATCGAAAATGACTTAGATTTTTCATGATTCAAAAGTCGAACCTGAATTTTGGAGTTTGTGTTCTTGAAGGATGATTGAGCTCTCTTATGCTTCAAATTGTTGAAAAGCATTGCCTCTCCTTATGCATGCATTAACTCCTCCCTCCTTATGTGTTCTTGATCAACAATCTCAGAAGCAAATTGATTATCATGGCTTTGATCTATTGAAGGAACTTCTATTTCAATTGCTTGGATTACTTTAAGAGAACAATCCTTTGATACAAAATCATCTCTTATATTGGTTGTGCTTTTCAACAATTATAGTAGCAACTTGGATTTCTCGGACTTGATCTACTAAAGTACTTTCTGTCTCATCTTCTTAACTTTCTTCTATATGATAATATTTGGATTCACAATCACCTTCTTCGatgtttttaaattgatttacaTTATTATTGATGGTTCTTTCATTCTCTTTTTGGATGGCTATTTTTAAGATCTtcataaaatcattaaaatttttcaagtaCTTTTGAAAGGATTCATTGAGCCTCTTATaaccatcttttttttttctttactttttatCTTGAACAAATTCAAAGAcacaaacaaaagaaaataaaaattgatcctTGCATGCTTCCTCATGTGTTTCTCTAGAAAAGTTGTTTCCATTCGTGTTTTGCTCACAAGCTGACTTTTACCCTCTTATGAACTCACCACTCACACCTTGTACCTCTGATTTTTTTAACTTATGAGTGTTGTACTTCGAAACCAATACACAATATAATATCAgcaaaaagcaaagcaatataataatttttttttacaaagaaATCCTAAGCGACAAAGAAATGCAATAGCAAAAATTAGAAGCAAACACTTGAACAATGAAATGGTATGAATGCTAATAAtgaaaacaaaacaaagataacaaagattaaaaaaataataatttaaaaataaaataattcttggAATCCCTTGATGAAAGTCAAAACTGAATCTAGACTATTAAAACCCACTCAAAAGCACAACTTTAGGCATGTAATGCTTCCAGCAACTCAAACTAGTAATTTCAAACAAGTTATATGTCAATAGATTGCAAAGTTACCCTTTTTCTTGTTTTAAACATCAATCATGAATTTCttgaaataattttctttttttttgatgAATTTTTTAGATccgaatttttcttttttttaaaaaaaaaaacttgtgataaaaaaattaagaagtaAACAAAATGATAAACAAGCTACCAAAATAAGAAAACGAAATAATGCAATGAAACAGATATAACAAAAGCTATAACTATGGAATTGAAATTGAACTAGATAAAAGAAAGATAGATAAATTAGAATTTATCTACGATCTATGCTCTGATACTAACTAATGCAGAACTCCAAATTAATgatgtaatttaaaatttcaacacACAATAATATCAAGGCACACTCCAAGATTAATTTTCAAACATTCTACTACAcccttgaaaaataaataaataagaatgtAGATGATCGAACAAGAAAATAAGAGTGGAATCATCATGAAGTTATTAACCTCAATAAGATACCAATTATTAATACAATATGAAATTAAGCAAAATTCTCACTAGAATTTTATTAACCAAAGAAAATAATTGTTCATAAACAAGTTATAATTTATCGCTACCACTTATAGGGGTTTTTATAGCCTTCTAAAACCCTAATCTTAGTAGTAAAAGAATTAATTCctatagaaatataatattttgttatatttcacaacaaatattataacatatttatacataagagacggtatctaaacaggaaggaaaattaagtctatgattatacaatcctaagatccatctatcaatacttactttctatattaacatattttctttctataacctataacactccccttcaaattggagcataaatgttaataatgtccaacttgttacatatgtAATCAATTTTAGCCATAAGGACAACAAacccaaaacaatcaaaataaacaaatgaTCAGAAGAACAAAACCCGTGAATAGTACCCGATGAACCATGCCTAATGAAGCCGgatgtctccaaatgttaccctttatgggtaacccaaatgaacagagttctaagtctccaaatgttaccctttatgggtaatacatgagtaacccaaaatgaacagagccctaaatcTCCAAATATTACCCTTTATAGGTAACCCAAAATGAACAGAGTAAGTCTCCAAatattaccctttatgggtaacccaaatgaacagagccatAAGTCTCCAAATATTACCCTTTATAGGTAACCCAAAATGaatagagccctaagtctccaaatgttaccctttgtgGGTAACCCAAATTaatagagccctaagtctctaaaaaaatttaaatctctatGGTGAGACTCTGATATTATGTAGaatgataatatttgttgttgtattttacaatagagattacaatctatttatacatgagagacagtatctaaataggaaggaaaatcaagtctataattatacaattctaagattaagcaactgatccatctatcaatatttactttctatattaacatatttactttctatattaacatatttacttcctataacctataacacaaTGTAAGAAAGAATCTAgatcaaacagtcaaatcttcctTAACAAGGATTACAATAAAGATTCTTTTCTTAGATGGACTAGGAGAACTAATCTCTATATACGGGTTGGATGAATTTGACTTTTTAAATGagtctaaataattaaaaataagtccaataaaatactaaaataccaaaataataaaatggtctTAAGTGTATTTCGTCCATACATGCATTATGCGAGCTGAACTTGTATTGCGCATCCACATGTGTTAAAAGCATGTTACTTGTTTTCTTATTTTCCTATACTTTTCAAATATAGTTATCATCTCTTAACCCTTAAATTAATCGATAGTAACTTGATGATTTGGAAGTCGAACCTTAATTTGAAACTTGTGTCCTTAAAGAATGATTGAGTTCTCTTATGCTTCAAATTATAGAAAAGTATTGTCCCCCTTGTGCACGTATCAAGCTCTCTTGTTGAGATTTAGCTCAATTGCGATTTTATGGTTGGTACACTATACTCGTTGGATTTGCATGTCGGTTGTTTTCGTTTCTTGCCTTTTGTGTCTGGATTTTTACATATCTCTACTTTTAATGCGAAATTTATTCTCTAGACATGTTTTCTTTATTGACGGTGGCTAAGGGGTAGGTGTTGATGGCAATGGTTCGATGGTTGCATTTCTAGTGGTACTTTTTTTGGTTGGATTGTATTTTGTTGTGTGCTATTTTGAACTGATTATTATAGGTTGAGTTTTTGGAGCCTATTTGGTACAACTGTTAGATATAACTAATAGTTGTTACTAATAGCTGATAATTTATTACAATGGATAGTGATAACTGATTCTAGCTTATATGTGTTAGgtgtttaataaattatgtttaactattattgtaggcaTGTAAAATGACTAATAAGggtatatatcaatttattatagtaatgaaataaatataaaaatatcaatttattatagaacatatataataattaaaaataaaactataaaatttaattattttttatacatatgatataataatgaatattataattagtatcattattattatttataatatttttaatttatgtattatatgttgtaattttaaataatttattcatgtaaattttttattttaaaaaattaattttaataatttgtaaAAAGGTAATATggtctaaataaaaaattaaatcatctaCTTCTGATTGAAAATAACTCTAATTTTAGAACTGATCTAAAATTCAATTGATAGTTTTTATATCAGTCGTCTAGccgttattatttatattttttaaaatttatcaaatatttaatttaactattttaatatttatctatTATCAGTTATATCTAACAGTTAAATCTAACATTTTTCAGTAGATTTGAAAAgtttttcttttgtattttttacTTTGTTATAAACCTTATTAATAAAACTTAAAGAAAGCAAAAAAagttaagaaattaaatttaaaacaataGAAAAGCTAAATAAGAAGTGTGGATGAAGTACGGGTGCTTGGGAATCAATTAGGGCAAAAACAACACGAGATTTGCCTCTCCCTATGCTGGACATGTCCTACATCTTAGGACGCGTTGGCATTGGGAGTAGGCTTTTCAACCTCCTCttgccttttctttctttttcgttttttgtttttctttttcgtgGGGTGTCTTGGACAAGCCTTAAGGTGTGTGTTGGGAGCTGTTTGGCACGCTAAGACAAAGCGCTTTTGAACCACTCATGTTCTCTTCCTGTAGCTTCATTACTTAATATGTTTCGGGGCAATTTTTGACTAGTTGGACTTTTGACTGCACTAATAAATTTaaggaaattttattatttaatttatataatatataaaaatttattcattgatgttttcattttaaaaagtatattaaaatattttttattttttattattaattttaattattaaatattttattatttaatctctataattttaaaaaaattattaatgaatctcttaaattttaaaaaatttaactaattaattttatattaaaagtgtTTTAGActattttttacaatatttaatagccaaaattaataaaaaaactgatcagtaaattttttaaaatgtaaaacatattttaatacattttttaaaataaagaaactaattagtgaattttttttataccaCAGAAATATGTAGtatttttctctaaatttatttttttaaagtaatgattaaataattattataaaaattaaaatcaaaatttttaattattttataatatttagtctttaatttattaggagaataaattaatttaaagtataTGATATATACATTGTCTTACATTGAACCATTCCTTAACTGCTCTTTGAAGAATACTTTGATTCTTTCCTTTCTTGTTacttatttgttttcttttcttttctattctATTCTTTTTATCATATAACATACTCTTGAATGGTTTTGTCAAATTCATTCATTTAGCATTCAAATGGCTAAGGTACTGAGCTCTTCTCCCATGATCTTATATAGCACCAAATCAGTCTCCAATTTCCCACAAGCGAGAAATGCCCATAGTACTTCCTTTGTTCATAAAAAAAGAACCTGCTGTGTTTTGAATTCTGGGTCACAATTCTTGCACGTTCCTTTGGTTGAAAGGAGATTAGTTTCTTCAAGGCAAAGAGGCTTAAATGCTAAAAGGTTGGAGTCAGGAGAGGAAGATAACCAAGCTCTGGAAGCAGTCCTCAAGCTTTACACTGCaatcaaaaacaaaaatatCCATGAATTATCCAATATCATTGGTGACGAATGCCGCTGTGTTTGCaatttcttctccttttttcaATCTTTCAATGGAAAACAGGTATTATTTggagatacagtgttcacctaTCTTTTTTTTAGTAAGCAAGATATTTTATTGCAAACCAAAGTAAAAACAAGATACAACTGTTCAAAAACAACTCCTCACAACACCCTATACATAAAGCAACACATTAGATACAACTCAATTCAGATACTTTATACCGGTCAATAGATCTATATGCATCACCTAATCTCAGTTTAacagtaaaaaaaaatcttttgtataaCTCTATTTTTCACTAAAAACCATTGATCAAAATCTGCAaccttttttttccttattctcttcttctactacttattcttctttttatatatgtatatataaccAAACTCACAATTTTGTAGTACTTGTCGTGCAGCAAGTGTTGGACTTTTTCAAGTATGTGATAAGAATCTTGGGAAATAATATTGAGTTTGTGGTGCAACCAACAATACATGATGGGATGAATGTTGGTGTTTCATGGAGACTacgtatgtatatatatactcTTGCCTTTACTTTcttagtttgaataattcatttaaattcttGGCAAGTTGGTCTTTTCTTAatgttttttaatttcttggttgAATTATTTGCAGAATGGACCAAGACCCACATGCCTCTCGGAAAAGGATTTAGTTTCTATATTTGCCAAATATACCAGGGGAAGGTGTTTATAAGGTATCAAAAACTTCCaatcaaaagaaaaatatttctaaaataaatGTGATAATGATTGTAAATTGTTCATTAATTCATGATAGTCACAACCTTTCAGGAATGTAGAGATGTTCATAGAACCTCTCTTTCACATTGAGCCCTTTAGACTGGTAAGTAGACTCTCTTCAAACCTTTGATTTCTAGCTTGAAAATACAAGTCCAACTATTGGGAGACTTCTTGTTCATCCTCAACTAACTTTTTTCTCCCAGAAAATAATGGAATATGCGATGAGCATAGCAGAGAAGATGAGCTACTGTAACCTGTCCAAAGATAAGATGAAGGCAGCCATCCTCATTCTATTTTTGATGGTCATCATTTTGCTCTTTCTTAAGCCAGGGTTGTATTAGTTCCAATCCTGTTCTCATGTATGGGAATCCTTACTCAAATCAAGTGTTACTCTTGTATATATAACGATTTATTGAGTCACATGAAAGTTTCATCGTAATTAATGACCAAAATCTATTTGTTATAGATATAATAATGGCATGAAATAATTCCTCATTGGCTGTGTCTAATTCCTATAACAAGAAAaagattttcaaaaaaaaagtttGTATAAGTAGATTTGTAATCCAATcggaacaataataataaaatgattatttcttttatttcatattCAGTAATTATATAACGCACCTGCGACCGGGTGCGCTTCCATCAGAATGATTCCTGGAAGATCAGCAAAAACAGCAGGTAAAGGCAGAATACTAACAAATGATCAAAGTATAAATTTGCAGTTAAACAAGCAACAGCCCCAGATATTGAATAAGATGCACAAATGGGTCCCTTAAAGGAAGTAAGATTTTACAATTCCACTGATGCTACCTACTACGAGGGTTAGGCATGAAGAAGTTCAAACAGCTATAAAGATTAGCAAGACAATCTAAATCCAGGCCTAAGGCATAACTAGAAAGATACTCCCTGCCATTGGTCCCTGGTACATTTTCATTTGGATCACAGCAAACCCGATTAAATCACCATTTTCATCTAGCCAAATTAATTTAcaatgagaaaaataaaagaacagaAAAGGGGCCAAAAAAAAAGTTCTTCACTATTGTTCTACCAACAGAGGTGGTGGTGACAAAACATTCCTTGCACCtgtaagaaagagagagatcatcACTCATTCAATTGACATCACAACATAAGCAAATAAATCAGCAAGCAAAAATATAGAAGATAAAATATACATGTGCACAAGTATGCTTGCATATTCTTAAACTTGATGAATGACGATTGAAGTccaaaaatggaaaaaataataataataataataagcaaAACACAGTAAACAGGAAAAAGGCAAAAGGGCCTTTGGGCCTTAAAGTTTGGCTGAATACTCAAATAAACCAGTTAAATTTTTCTGGGGGGTCTAATAAgcctttcaaattttaaaaatagaacaaATATACCCCCTTACCATTTCAAATACAAATAGAtcctttaacttttaaaaataaatcaaagtaAACTAGACTATAACTTGCTTAATTCAAAATCTAGCCAAGGTCAGCATACAAGGTCCTCATCAGTTTACAAGTTTTCAATTTGCAACAGTTCCAGTGAGCATCTATCGTATCTTGGAGCAAATTAATAAGTAATTCTTTGAATAATGGTTCAAGGCACTTCACTATTGAGTTTGTCATCTACGTCATTGTCAAAGTTACCG includes:
- the LOC110620982 gene encoding uncharacterized protein LOC110620982, encoding MAKVLSSSPMILYSTKSVSNFPQARNAHSTSFVHKKRTCCVLNSGSQFLHVPLVERRLVSSRQRGLNAKRLESGEEDNQALEAVLKLYTAIKNKNIHELSNIIGDECRCVCNFFSFFQSFNGKQQVLDFFKYVIRILGNNIEFVVQPTIHDGMNVGVSWRLQWTKTHMPLGKGFSFYICQIYQGKVFIRNVEMFIEPLFHIEPFRLKIMEYAMSIAEKMSYCNLSKDKMKAAILILFLMVIILLFLKPGLY